Proteins encoded in a region of the Halioglobus maricola genome:
- the tolR gene encoding protein TolR, with amino-acid sequence MAEINVVPYIDVMLVLLIIFMVTAPMLMQGVKVDLPEASADPVENQDSEPLIVSVDASGQLFLNLGQEKQVLALATIKDRVSKVMKRNPEKPVLIWGDEAVAYGDVVTVMVALQQAGAPSVGLVTENPE; translated from the coding sequence ATGGCAGAGATCAATGTAGTGCCTTACATCGACGTGATGCTGGTGCTGCTGATTATCTTCATGGTGACAGCGCCCATGTTGATGCAGGGGGTGAAAGTCGATTTGCCTGAAGCGTCCGCTGATCCGGTAGAAAACCAGGACAGTGAGCCGCTGATTGTGTCGGTTGACGCCAGTGGGCAGCTGTTTCTGAACCTGGGGCAGGAAAAGCAGGTGTTGGCTCTCGCGACTATCAAGGACCGCGTCTCCAAGGTAATGAAGCGCAATCCGGAAAAGCCCGTGCTTATCTGGGGCGATGAAGCGGTAGCCTACGGCGACGTGGTCACCGTGATGGTGGCACTGCAACAGGCGGGTGCGCCCAGTGTCGGCCTGGTGACCGAGAACCCCGAGTGA
- the tolB gene encoding Tol-Pal system beta propeller repeat protein TolB, with product MKRLVLALVPVLLTLFAMHARAQLTIEITQGIDDPTSIAVVPFAWAGPGPAPEDVSWIVDSDLARSGQFAPVGRAEMLGRPSTEQEIFYRDWRALDTEYILIGRTSASGQELRIEYEVYDVTRQTRVYQAVETGPINEARMIAHRVSDGVYEKLTGIRGAFATRLLYVSVTRVQGGKDYYRLTLADSDGARPIVLLESREPIMAPGWSPDGSEISYVSFETGRPAIYRQNLASGAREQLTNFKGLNGAPAWSPDGRSMAMVLSKDGSPDIYLLDLASKQLTRLTRHYAIDTEPTWTPDGRTLLFTSDRGGRPQIYKYDMRTASTERLTYEGGYNARARVAQDGRNVVMVHQVNGRFHIAIHDLVTNRLQVLTSTELDESPSIAPNGSMVLYATKHAGRGILAAVSVDGGVKFRLPSREGDVREPAWSPYMER from the coding sequence ATGAAACGGCTGGTATTGGCGCTGGTGCCTGTGCTCCTGACTTTGTTCGCAATGCACGCGCGGGCTCAACTCACGATTGAAATTACCCAGGGCATCGACGACCCCACGTCTATCGCTGTGGTGCCTTTTGCCTGGGCAGGCCCCGGGCCAGCTCCGGAAGACGTCTCCTGGATTGTCGACAGCGACCTGGCGCGCAGCGGCCAGTTTGCGCCGGTGGGACGTGCGGAGATGCTCGGCCGTCCCAGTACGGAGCAGGAGATCTTCTATCGCGACTGGCGCGCACTGGACACCGAGTACATTTTGATTGGGCGCACCTCGGCCTCCGGCCAGGAACTGCGTATCGAATATGAGGTGTACGATGTAACTCGCCAGACCCGGGTTTATCAGGCAGTGGAAACCGGGCCGATCAACGAGGCTCGCATGATCGCTCATCGGGTCTCCGATGGTGTGTACGAGAAGCTCACTGGTATTCGAGGCGCCTTCGCAACCCGGCTTTTGTATGTTTCAGTGACCCGGGTGCAGGGCGGCAAGGACTATTATCGCCTGACCCTGGCCGATTCCGACGGTGCTCGCCCGATCGTTCTGTTGGAATCCCGTGAGCCGATCATGGCGCCGGGCTGGTCACCCGATGGCAGCGAAATTTCCTATGTGTCCTTCGAGACGGGCCGCCCTGCGATTTATCGCCAGAACCTGGCTAGCGGCGCGCGCGAACAGCTCACCAATTTCAAGGGTTTGAATGGTGCGCCTGCATGGTCACCTGACGGTCGCAGCATGGCGATGGTCTTGTCAAAAGACGGCAGCCCCGACATTTACCTGCTCGACCTGGCAAGCAAGCAACTTACGCGGCTGACTCGTCACTATGCCATCGATACTGAGCCGACCTGGACGCCGGACGGTCGGACCCTGCTGTTTACCTCTGACCGTGGTGGCAGGCCGCAGATATATAAGTACGATATGCGCACTGCCAGCACCGAACGCCTGACCTACGAAGGGGGCTACAATGCCCGCGCCAGAGTGGCCCAGGACGGTCGTAATGTGGTGATGGTCCACCAGGTAAACGGGCGTTTTCACATTGCAATTCATGACCTTGTAACAAACCGCCTGCAAGTTCTGACTTCCACTGAATTGGATGAATCTCCCAGTATCGCGCCCAATGGCTCTATGGTATTGTACGCTACGAAACATGCGGGTCGTGGCATTCTCGCTGCGGTATCTGTCGATGGGGGAGTTAAGTTCCGCCTGCCTTCTCGAGAAGGCGATGTGCGGGAGCCAGCATGGTCACCTTATATGGAGCGCTAG
- the ybgF gene encoding tol-pal system protein YbgF produces MSKWLVAGGLVIVTSPFCYVAQAQDYVDVEAERQGRESAPQTAPTVTPAAADPYASPASSDPYSVQPAQSYPATSYGMSSAPAGAAVAAPTAQPAAASAGQGNVGNLFLQVQQLQQEVMRLNGMVEEQANELRILKAQSLERYVDLDKRLNAGGASGGSSTGTGGSQVVPAPGAGGSIGSSSSTEIPGEADAYKSAYAQVRSQQFDSAVTAFNDFLRKYPDGKYAPNAHYWLGELYLVVQPRDLEGSRQAFTLLLDQYPSNGKAPDAMYKLGKVYFEKGNRERAREYMDQVISQYGNTSSSAVKLARDFISQNY; encoded by the coding sequence ATGAGCAAATGGCTTGTTGCAGGCGGGCTGGTTATTGTGACCAGCCCGTTCTGCTATGTGGCGCAGGCACAGGACTATGTGGACGTTGAAGCCGAGCGACAGGGGCGCGAAAGCGCGCCGCAGACGGCTCCGACGGTGACTCCTGCCGCGGCCGACCCTTACGCCAGCCCGGCAAGCAGTGATCCTTATAGCGTGCAGCCAGCGCAATCTTACCCTGCCACCAGCTACGGTATGAGCAGTGCTCCGGCGGGTGCAGCGGTAGCCGCTCCGACTGCCCAGCCAGCTGCGGCGAGTGCCGGGCAGGGCAATGTCGGCAATCTTTTCCTGCAGGTTCAGCAGTTGCAGCAGGAAGTCATGCGCCTCAATGGCATGGTCGAGGAGCAGGCAAACGAACTGCGAATCCTCAAGGCTCAGAGTCTTGAGCGCTATGTTGATCTCGACAAGCGGCTCAACGCTGGTGGGGCCAGCGGCGGATCTTCTACCGGTACCGGCGGCTCTCAGGTAGTGCCCGCTCCTGGCGCTGGTGGTTCGATTGGTAGCAGCAGCTCCACAGAGATTCCCGGTGAAGCGGACGCCTACAAATCGGCTTACGCCCAGGTTCGGAGCCAGCAGTTTGATTCTGCGGTGACGGCTTTCAATGATTTCTTGCGCAAGTATCCTGACGGTAAGTATGCACCCAACGCCCACTACTGGCTGGGCGAGCTCTATCTGGTTGTGCAGCCGCGTGACCTGGAAGGGTCGCGCCAGGCGTTTACCTTGCTGCTCGATCAGTACCCGAGTAACGGCAAGGCGCCGGACGCCATGTACAAGTTGGGCAAGGTCTACTTCGAGAAGGGTAATCGCGAGCGCGCCCGGGAGTATATGGACCAGGTGATCAGCCAATACGGCAACACCAGCAGTTCCGCGGTCAAGCTGGCCCGGGACTTTATCTCCCAGAACTACTGA
- the pal gene encoding peptidoglycan-associated lipoprotein Pal gives MKHLPVAGKAITLLFAAAFLAACSGNSKEQEEAAAAAAAAAEAARVAEQQAIAAQQAEQQRFRDAAIAAGSVFFFDYDSYTLKPEALAALDAHISYLASNNDTVRLEGHTDERGTREYNMALGERRANAVRDYMVVNGVSGTRIETVSYGEERPNAYGSGEANWSQNRRVELK, from the coding sequence ATGAAACATCTACCTGTTGCCGGTAAGGCTATTACTCTGCTGTTCGCAGCAGCATTCCTGGCAGCTTGTTCCGGCAATTCGAAGGAACAGGAAGAAGCGGCTGCCGCCGCTGCAGCCGCCGCCGAAGCAGCGCGCGTTGCCGAGCAGCAAGCGATTGCCGCCCAGCAAGCAGAACAGCAACGTTTCCGCGATGCCGCTATCGCTGCCGGTAGTGTTTTCTTCTTCGACTACGACAGTTACACCCTCAAGCCCGAGGCTCTCGCAGCTCTGGATGCGCACATCTCCTACCTGGCTAGCAATAACGATACTGTTCGCCTGGAAGGTCACACCGATGAGCGCGGCACGCGTGAGTACAACATGGCCCTCGGTGAGCGTCGTGCCAATGCCGTGCGCGACTACATGGTCGTAAATGGCGTATCGGGTACTCGCATCGAAACTGTCAGCTACGGTGAAGAACGCCCCAACGCTTATGGTTCCGGTGAAGCAAACTGGTCCCAGAACCGGCGCGTAGAACTGAAGTAA
- the queE gene encoding 7-carboxy-7-deazaguanine synthase QueE produces the protein MSDLSFQSADATLNDGKTLRITEMFYSLQGETRTVGLPTVFVRLTGCPLRCVYCDTEYAFSGGEIFSLDQVVDQVAGWKPSYVTVTGGEPLAQPNCLPLLSRLCDAGYEVSLETGGAMSLEGVDERVVTILDLKTPDSGEVARNDYANIPLLKPQDQVKFVICGRADYEWMRFKLEEYQLVGRVDEILLSPSHGQLSGRELAQWILDDHLPVRLQLQLHKILWDDEPGH, from the coding sequence ATGTCCGACCTATCTTTCCAATCTGCTGACGCGACTCTCAACGACGGGAAGACGCTGCGTATTACCGAAATGTTCTACTCGCTGCAGGGCGAGACGCGCACTGTGGGCTTACCGACGGTCTTTGTGCGCCTGACCGGATGTCCGTTGCGTTGCGTCTATTGCGATACTGAATACGCTTTTAGTGGCGGTGAGATATTTTCGCTGGACCAGGTGGTCGATCAGGTGGCTGGCTGGAAGCCGTCCTATGTCACCGTCACGGGTGGTGAGCCTCTGGCCCAGCCCAATTGCCTGCCGCTGTTGAGCCGGTTGTGCGACGCCGGTTATGAGGTGTCGCTGGAAACCGGCGGTGCAATGAGCCTTGAAGGGGTGGACGAGCGTGTGGTCACAATACTCGATCTGAAGACGCCTGACTCGGGAGAGGTGGCTCGCAACGACTACGCCAATATTCCGCTGCTCAAGCCGCAGGATCAGGTGAAGTTTGTGATATGCGGTCGGGCTGACTACGAGTGGATGCGTTTCAAGCTCGAGGAGTACCAGTTGGTGGGGCGGGTCGATGAAATCCTGCTGTCACCGAGTCACGGCCAGTTGTCGGGTCGGGAGTTGGCCCAGTGGATACTCGACGACCATTTGCCGGTGCGTCTGCAGCTTCAACTGCACAAGATTTTGTGGGACGACGAACCGGGGCATTGA
- the tolA gene encoding cell envelope integrity protein TolA codes for MSSESVYAKPVAPRIIVRPAIASMALHGLILLFMLWNWTSPLETKTIEAKVVPKVINARLVDASELVAKPKPKPKPKPKPAAKPRPKPKPKPKPAVKATPKPKPAPAKPKPAPPKAEPKPEPRITEEELAAIARAELAQAMAEEDEVLAAEAAVTAEEMAISYAALIRQTVVNYWSRPPSARNGMEAELEVRLIPTGEVVGVRVSRSSGNSAFDRSALNAVEKAGSFPELKNLPPREFEKNFRVFTLLFRPEDLRY; via the coding sequence GTGAGTTCCGAGTCCGTCTATGCCAAACCCGTGGCGCCGCGCATCATTGTGCGGCCCGCGATCGCGAGCATGGCACTGCACGGCCTGATTTTGCTATTTATGCTGTGGAACTGGACGAGCCCACTGGAAACCAAGACGATCGAGGCCAAAGTTGTACCGAAAGTGATTAATGCGCGGCTGGTCGATGCGAGTGAACTGGTGGCGAAGCCCAAGCCTAAGCCCAAGCCCAAGCCAAAACCGGCAGCGAAGCCTCGACCCAAGCCCAAGCCCAAGCCCAAGCCTGCGGTTAAAGCCACGCCGAAGCCAAAGCCCGCGCCGGCCAAGCCCAAGCCCGCTCCTCCCAAGGCTGAGCCCAAGCCAGAGCCGCGTATCACCGAGGAAGAACTCGCCGCCATTGCCCGCGCCGAATTGGCCCAGGCCATGGCCGAAGAGGACGAGGTGCTGGCCGCAGAGGCAGCGGTAACCGCTGAGGAAATGGCGATTAGTTATGCTGCGCTTATCCGTCAAACTGTCGTAAATTACTGGAGCAGGCCGCCCAGTGCGCGAAACGGCATGGAGGCTGAGTTAGAGGTTCGATTGATCCCGACAGGCGAAGTTGTGGGGGTCAGGGTAAGCCGCAGTAGCGGCAATTCGGCTTTTGATCGGTCGGCGCTCAACGCGGTGGAAAAGGCGGGCAGCTTCCCCGAATTGAAGAACCTGCCACCGAGAGAATTTGAGAAAAACTTCAGGGTATTTACCCTGCTATTCAGACCCGAGGATTTAAGATACTGA